The following proteins come from a genomic window of Desulfonatronum thioautotrophicum:
- the glmU gene encoding bifunctional UDP-N-acetylglucosamine diphosphorylase/glucosamine-1-phosphate N-acetyltransferase GlmU codes for MGAEQSLAAVILAAGKGTRMHSDKPKVLHTLLGEPMLWYVLEAVRPLVGERLRTVIGHRADMLRVEFPDEQFVIQDQQLGTGHAVQCAWPEVQALNARWCLVVNGDTPLIDGRMLERFCSAMIQDEVDLAFVTLTLDDPASYGRVVRDVDGRVRGIVEAKDFDARQHGQATGEINAGMYLLRVESMGPMLSCISADNKQGEYYLTDLVELGVRNGMRVAAMDAGDPLACMGVNSPLELSVSEDALQQRIVRGLLATGVTIHASASVRIGPRAEVEPGADLTGPCEIYGATHICRGAVVESHSWIKDARIGPGSVVRSFSHLEEASLAEHCVVGPYARLRPGAILDSGARVGNFVEMKKARLGRGAKASHLTYLGDALVGEGANIGAGTITCNYDGKRKHLTEIGPRAFIGSNTALVAPVRIGAEALIGAGSVITKDVPDGSVAVARGKQQSFTKRKP; via the coding sequence ATGGGAGCCGAGCAATCACTTGCCGCCGTCATCCTTGCCGCGGGCAAGGGGACGCGGATGCATTCCGACAAGCCCAAGGTTTTGCACACACTCCTGGGCGAGCCCATGCTCTGGTATGTGCTGGAGGCAGTCCGACCGCTGGTTGGGGAAAGGTTGCGAACGGTCATCGGTCACCGGGCGGACATGCTTCGCGTTGAGTTCCCTGATGAGCAGTTCGTTATTCAGGACCAGCAGTTGGGAACCGGACACGCGGTACAGTGCGCCTGGCCTGAGGTGCAGGCCTTGAATGCCCGGTGGTGTCTGGTGGTCAACGGAGACACACCGTTGATCGACGGGAGGATGCTTGAGCGCTTCTGTTCGGCAATGATCCAGGACGAAGTGGACCTGGCCTTTGTAACGTTGACCCTGGACGATCCCGCGTCCTACGGCCGGGTGGTTCGCGACGTCGACGGCCGGGTGCGTGGCATCGTGGAGGCCAAGGACTTCGATGCCCGACAACACGGTCAGGCTACCGGAGAAATCAATGCCGGGATGTACCTGTTGCGGGTTGAGTCCATGGGGCCGATGCTTTCTTGTATTTCCGCGGATAACAAGCAAGGCGAATACTATCTGACCGATCTGGTGGAACTTGGTGTTCGCAACGGAATGCGCGTGGCAGCCATGGATGCCGGCGATCCGCTTGCCTGCATGGGTGTGAACAGCCCGCTGGAACTTTCCGTTTCCGAGGATGCGCTGCAACAGCGGATCGTTCGCGGGTTGCTGGCCACTGGCGTAACCATCCATGCCTCCGCCTCCGTGCGCATCGGACCGCGAGCCGAAGTGGAGCCCGGGGCAGATCTGACCGGGCCATGTGAGATTTACGGAGCAACGCATATTTGCCGCGGGGCAGTCGTGGAATCTCATTCCTGGATCAAGGACGCCCGCATCGGCCCCGGCAGTGTCGTGCGCTCCTTTTCACATCTTGAGGAGGCCTCTCTTGCTGAGCATTGCGTGGTTGGGCCGTACGCACGGCTGCGTCCCGGAGCCATCCTGGATTCCGGCGCGCGGGTCGGAAATTTCGTGGAAATGAAGAAAGCCCGGCTGGGCAGGGGGGCCAAGGCGTCGCACCTGACGTATCTTGGCGATGCTCTGGTCGGCGAAGGGGCGAACATCGGAGCCGGGACCATCACCTGCAATTACGACGGCAAGCGCAAGCATCTCACCGAGATCGGTCCCCGGGCGTTCATTGGCAGCAATACGGCACTGGTGGCTCCGGTCCGGATTGGGGCCGAGGCCCTGATTGGTGCGGGTTCGGTGATTACCAAGGATGTTCCGGATGGTTCCGTGGCCGTGGCTCGAGGAAAGCAGCAGTCGTTCACAAAACGGAAACCGTAA
- a CDS encoding cytochrome ubiquinol oxidase subunit I, whose amino-acid sequence MDVLLLSRLQFAFTTFVHFIFVPLTLGLSLLVAYMEFKWVRTGDEVYKRMAKFWGKLFLINFALGVVTGIALEFQFGTNWARYSAYVGDIFGSLLAIEATLAFFLESTFLAVWIFGWNRLSPKLHNASIWLVALAANLSAFWILMANGWMQNPTGFVLRGDRAELESFAALVSNPFAWQQFAHVLFSAYVLSGFFVLGVSAWHLARGSNVDFFTRSFRIAAPFTLVFALALVVQGHHHGSTVAKFQPTKLAAMESHWETMNRAPQYLFVIPDPANERNLVEILPIPGGLSMLAYHSFDAEVRGLRDFPLEDRPPVMLTFASFRTMVALGFLFPALAAWVWIRRKDPQSSPRLLRILPWVIPLPYIAIQLGWIVAEVGRQPWIVNGIMRTEDAVSAGVTAGQVGFSLVLFGLIYGLLVAVDVFLLMHHGRKGPKSSKNKEDDAQRQDADSGVASQGSPA is encoded by the coding sequence ATGGATGTATTGCTGTTGTCGCGGCTGCAGTTCGCCTTCACGACCTTTGTGCACTTCATCTTCGTGCCGCTGACCTTGGGACTGTCGCTCCTGGTGGCGTACATGGAGTTCAAGTGGGTGCGCACTGGAGACGAGGTGTACAAGCGGATGGCCAAGTTCTGGGGAAAACTTTTTCTGATCAATTTTGCACTGGGAGTGGTCACGGGAATCGCTCTGGAGTTTCAGTTCGGAACCAACTGGGCGCGATACTCGGCCTATGTGGGTGATATTTTTGGTTCCCTGCTGGCCATAGAAGCCACCCTGGCCTTTTTTCTGGAGTCAACCTTCCTGGCAGTCTGGATTTTCGGTTGGAACAGGTTGTCCCCCAAACTGCATAACGCCAGCATCTGGCTGGTGGCCCTGGCGGCCAATTTATCGGCGTTCTGGATTCTGATGGCCAACGGATGGATGCAGAATCCCACGGGATTCGTGCTTCGCGGGGATCGTGCCGAGCTGGAAAGTTTTGCAGCCCTGGTCAGCAATCCCTTTGCATGGCAGCAGTTTGCCCATGTCCTGTTCTCGGCCTATGTGCTCAGCGGTTTTTTCGTCCTGGGCGTCTCTGCCTGGCATCTGGCCCGTGGCAGCAATGTGGACTTTTTCACCCGTTCTTTTCGAATCGCCGCCCCTTTTACCCTGGTTTTCGCCCTGGCTCTGGTGGTGCAGGGACATCATCATGGTTCCACAGTGGCCAAGTTTCAGCCAACCAAGCTGGCGGCCATGGAATCCCACTGGGAAACCATGAACCGTGCCCCCCAGTATCTGTTCGTAATTCCTGATCCGGCCAATGAACGGAATCTGGTTGAAATTCTGCCCATTCCCGGCGGGCTATCCATGCTCGCCTACCATTCCTTTGACGCGGAAGTGAGAGGATTGCGGGACTTTCCTTTGGAAGACCGTCCGCCGGTGATGCTGACCTTTGCCTCCTTTCGCACCATGGTTGCTCTCGGGTTCCTCTTTCCGGCACTCGCCGCCTGGGTCTGGATTCGCCGCAAGGACCCCCAATCCTCTCCCAGGCTGTTGCGCATTCTGCCCTGGGTGATCCCGTTGCCGTACATCGCCATCCAGCTGGGTTGGATCGTGGCGGAGGTCGGGCGTCAACCCTGGATCGTGAACGGAATCATGCGGACCGAGGACGCGGTTTCCGCTGGTGTGACTGCAGGGCAGGTCGGATTTTCACTGGTGCTTTTCGGGTTGATCTACGGACTGCTGGTGGCTGTGGATGTTTTTCTCCTGATGCATCACGGGAGGAAGGGGCCAAAATCCTCCAAGAACAAGGAAGACGATGCGCAACGGCAGGATGCCGACTCAGGCGTTGCGTCCCAGGGTTCGCCGGCATAG
- the zapA gene encoding cell division protein ZapA has translation MPSHTISVLGLDLAFKADAEHAQVVAARKEIEERYAMLRAQGKHMSREKLLAFLALGLADDYLLTCKKLGQLETKLEKLLHRMEQDDTPGNDIEPQSE, from the coding sequence ATGCCCAGTCACACCATATCGGTCTTGGGGTTGGATTTGGCTTTCAAGGCTGATGCGGAACATGCCCAGGTCGTTGCCGCCCGGAAGGAGATTGAAGAGCGGTACGCCATGCTGAGAGCACAGGGCAAGCATATGAGCAGAGAAAAACTCCTGGCGTTTTTGGCGCTGGGTCTAGCGGATGATTATCTCCTGACATGCAAAAAATTGGGGCAGTTGGAGACAAAGCTGGAAAAATTGCTTCACCGGATGGAACAAGACGATACGCCCGGAAATGATATTGAACCACAGTCGGAATAA
- a CDS encoding DUF2306 domain-containing protein, whose product MDLAPLTSANWIIQIHTYAAVLAFVLGIYQFSAPKGDRVHRSIGYLWAGLMIAVAMTSFGIFQLRIIGPFSPIHLISIYVCIVTPMAVLAARQHQIPTHRANMIGLFVGGLVVAGGFTFIPGRIMHAVFLGG is encoded by the coding sequence ATGGACCTGGCACCACTGACCAGCGCGAACTGGATCATCCAGATCCACACCTACGCAGCCGTACTTGCATTTGTCCTGGGAATTTACCAGTTCTCTGCACCCAAAGGCGACCGGGTTCACCGCAGTATCGGATATCTCTGGGCAGGGTTGATGATTGCTGTCGCAATGACATCCTTTGGCATTTTTCAGTTGCGCATCATCGGGCCATTTAGCCCCATCCACTTGATTTCCATTTATGTCTGCATCGTCACCCCCATGGCCGTCCTGGCGGCTCGCCAACATCAGATTCCCACGCACCGGGCGAACATGATCGGCTTGTTTGTCGGCGGCCTTGTCGTTGCCGGCGGTTTCACGTTCATTCCTGGACGGATCATGCACGCGGTTTTTCTCGGCGGTTAA
- a CDS encoding 4-hydroxybenzoate octaprenyltransferase has protein sequence MTASQSFGQRLRLVLAMVKIEHSIFALPFAYSGAFLAAGGWPGWRIFILLTLAMVMIRSFAMAMNRMLDLHVDRQNPRTRNRELVTGALSVRFTVGFALAAALVFILACAGLNMLCLILAVPALLWSAAYSLTKRFTWLCHFFLGSVLGLAPVAGWIAVDPQFTLPATLLFFGVLFWVAGFDIFYAAQDAEFDRTHGLHSVPAAFGLETAFALAGFSHVQAALFFLLAGGAASLGWIYLLAWAVVSIVLFWEHRLVSPKDLSRLNMSFFTLNGVVAALLFVGVLLDLVL, from the coding sequence ATGACCGCTTCGCAATCTTTTGGACAGCGCCTGCGGCTGGTCCTGGCCATGGTCAAGATCGAACACTCGATTTTTGCCCTGCCTTTTGCCTACTCAGGAGCATTTCTCGCTGCCGGCGGTTGGCCTGGCTGGAGGATCTTCATTTTGCTGACCCTGGCCATGGTGATGATCCGATCGTTCGCCATGGCCATGAACCGGATGCTGGATCTGCATGTTGATCGCCAAAACCCCCGAACCCGGAATCGGGAACTGGTCACGGGCGCCTTGAGCGTCCGGTTCACTGTTGGATTTGCCCTGGCAGCCGCCCTGGTGTTCATTCTGGCCTGTGCCGGACTGAATATGCTTTGCCTGATCCTCGCGGTACCTGCCCTGCTCTGGTCAGCGGCCTACAGTCTGACCAAGCGCTTCACCTGGCTGTGCCACTTTTTTCTGGGCTCGGTACTCGGGCTGGCCCCCGTGGCCGGATGGATCGCCGTAGACCCCCAGTTTACCCTTCCCGCGACGTTGCTGTTTTTCGGCGTTCTGTTCTGGGTCGCCGGATTTGATATTTTCTATGCGGCTCAGGATGCGGAATTTGACAGAACCCATGGGCTGCACTCGGTTCCCGCCGCCTTTGGCCTGGAAACGGCCTTTGCCTTGGCCGGCTTCAGCCATGTCCAGGCTGCCCTGTTTTTTCTGCTGGCCGGGGGGGCCGCATCCCTGGGCTGGATCTACCTCCTGGCCTGGGCTGTTGTCAGCATTGTTCTTTTCTGGGAGCATCGCCTTGTTTCACCCAAGGACCTCAGTCGGCTGAACATGTCATTTTTCACGCTCAACGGGGTTGTTGCGGCGTTGTTATTCGTTGGGGTTTTGCTGGATCTGGTGTTGTGA
- the rny gene encoding ribonuclease Y: MAQQHIAGTKVKEAEALAGKILEEARKEAQVQKKEYLLQAQDEIFRRKKEQEQEHRDREHELKKQETRLQEKEERLEAKLEKASQKESEVLHLEKALIQRERDFTLQEEQLAEMTQTQQKRLEEISGLTVEEAKKRLMEEIESQARHESAKALRQIESETRELADRKAKEILATAIQRYAGDFVAEQTVSSVSLPSEDMKGRIIGREGRNIRALEAATGVDLIIDDTPETVILSAYSPLRREVAKQSLERLISDGRIHPARIEDIVKKVEQEMDVKLREWGEQATFDVGVHGIHPEIIRLLGQLRYRTSFSQNVLQHSLEVAFVCGIMAAELGLDVKKAKRAGLLHDIGKAVDHEVEGPHATIGADLAKKFGEGKDIVHAIAAHHEEIPPKSVMAVLVQAADGLSGARPGARKELLENYVKRLEELEGMATDMQGVSKAFAIQAGRELRVVVESDIVDDDKTFLLCNDLTKKIEQNLTYPGQIRVTVIRERRAVGYAK, from the coding sequence ATGGCCCAGCAGCACATTGCCGGTACAAAAGTCAAGGAAGCTGAAGCCTTGGCGGGCAAGATCCTGGAGGAGGCCCGCAAGGAGGCGCAGGTCCAGAAGAAGGAATACCTGCTTCAGGCCCAGGACGAAATTTTTCGGCGGAAAAAGGAACAGGAACAAGAACATCGTGATCGAGAGCATGAGCTGAAGAAGCAGGAAACACGGTTGCAGGAGAAGGAAGAACGGCTGGAGGCGAAGCTGGAAAAGGCTTCCCAAAAAGAAAGCGAGGTTCTCCACCTGGAGAAGGCGCTGATCCAGCGTGAGCGGGATTTTACCCTTCAGGAGGAACAACTCGCGGAGATGACCCAGACGCAGCAAAAACGTCTGGAGGAGATTTCCGGGCTGACCGTGGAGGAAGCCAAAAAGCGGCTCATGGAGGAAATCGAGAGTCAGGCCAGGCATGAATCGGCCAAGGCCTTGCGCCAGATCGAAAGTGAAACCCGCGAGTTGGCCGACCGCAAGGCCAAGGAAATTCTGGCCACGGCCATTCAGCGCTATGCCGGGGACTTTGTCGCCGAGCAGACCGTGTCTTCGGTATCCCTGCCCAGTGAGGACATGAAAGGCCGGATTATCGGCCGGGAAGGGCGCAATATCCGTGCCCTGGAGGCGGCCACAGGCGTGGACTTGATTATCGACGACACCCCGGAGACCGTGATCCTTTCCGCATACAGCCCATTGCGTCGCGAGGTTGCCAAGCAGTCTCTGGAGCGGTTGATCAGCGACGGCCGGATTCATCCGGCCCGGATCGAGGACATTGTCAAGAAGGTCGAGCAGGAAATGGACGTCAAGCTCCGGGAGTGGGGCGAACAGGCCACGTTTGACGTGGGCGTGCACGGCATTCATCCGGAGATCATCCGCCTGCTGGGGCAATTGCGCTATCGGACCAGCTTCTCCCAGAACGTGCTGCAGCATTCCCTGGAGGTGGCCTTTGTCTGCGGGATCATGGCCGCGGAACTCGGTCTGGATGTCAAGAAAGCAAAGCGGGCCGGGCTGTTGCATGATATCGGCAAGGCCGTGGACCACGAAGTGGAAGGCCCGCATGCCACCATTGGCGCGGACCTGGCCAAGAAGTTCGGCGAGGGCAAGGATATCGTTCACGCCATTGCCGCCCACCACGAAGAGATTCCTCCCAAGAGCGTGATGGCCGTGCTGGTCCAGGCTGCTGACGGGCTTTCCGGAGCTCGTCCCGGAGCCCGCAAGGAACTCCTGGAAAATTACGTCAAGCGCCTTGAGGAGCTGGAAGGGATGGCCACGGATATGCAAGGCGTTTCCAAGGCGTTCGCCATCCAGGCCGGGAGGGAACTGCGGGTCGTCGTGGAGTCGGATATTGTGGACGACGACAAGACCTTTTTGCTTTGTAATGATCTGACCAAGAAAATCGAACAGAATCTCACCTACCCGGGCCAGATTCGGGTCACCGTGATCCGGGAACGTCGGGCCGTGGGCTATGCAAAGTAA
- a CDS encoding RrF2 family transcriptional regulator — protein MMLTKAGEYAVRCMLYMSRGNTEGVVARKEIAETMDIPGTFLAKIAQELARAGLIQIVQGPRGGYRLLKAPEDILLLDVIEAVEGEIFLNECLFRQDSCGRTSVCGVHRVWQNARAGLRETLSVPLSELQDVEQANLPD, from the coding sequence ATGATGCTGACGAAAGCCGGGGAGTATGCCGTACGGTGCATGCTCTACATGTCACGCGGAAATACTGAGGGTGTCGTGGCTCGCAAGGAGATTGCCGAGACCATGGATATCCCCGGTACTTTTTTGGCCAAGATTGCCCAGGAATTGGCCCGGGCCGGACTGATCCAGATCGTGCAAGGCCCACGTGGCGGATATCGGCTCCTCAAGGCACCAGAGGATATTTTGCTCCTGGATGTGATTGAGGCGGTGGAAGGGGAAATTTTTCTCAATGAGTGTCTTTTTCGGCAGGACAGTTGTGGGCGGACATCGGTGTGCGGCGTGCATCGGGTTTGGCAGAACGCCAGAGCGGGGCTGCGGGAAACCTTAAGCGTGCCCTTGTCCGAGCTTCAAGATGTGGAGCAGGCCAACCTCCCCGATTGA
- the tyrS gene encoding tyrosine--tRNA ligase has product MVTKAELEQLQRGTVEIIDLHELKTKIGRGKPLRIKAGFDPTAPDIHLGHTVLIQKLKHFQEQGHDILFLIGDFTGMIGDPSGKSETRKTLTREAVLANAETYKRQVFKILDPDKTTVVFNSQWMDAFSAADFVRLCSHSTVARMLEREDFSTRYAAGKPIAIHEFLYPLVQGYDSVALRSDVELGGTDQKFNLLMGRTLQRHYGQESQVILTVPILEGLDGVQKMSKSLGNYIGIEEPASDMFGKVMSVSDQLMWRYYELLSDRSLAEVAGLRTDVDQGRLHPKQAKVDLALELSTRFHGRDQANSAREAFERVFAQRENPEDMDVFRTGSGSASRLLAILDTAGLCPSRAEAKRLCRQGACTVNGEKVHDPEKVLEPGEYVLKVGKKRFLRVFVSEPASS; this is encoded by the coding sequence ATGGTGACCAAGGCTGAGCTGGAACAGCTCCAGCGCGGCACGGTGGAAATCATCGACCTGCACGAACTGAAAACCAAGATCGGGCGGGGCAAACCGTTGCGCATCAAGGCCGGTTTTGACCCCACAGCCCCGGACATCCACCTCGGGCATACGGTCCTGATCCAGAAATTGAAGCATTTCCAGGAGCAGGGGCACGACATCCTGTTCCTGATCGGCGACTTTACCGGGATGATCGGCGACCCTTCGGGCAAGTCCGAAACCCGCAAAACCCTGACCCGCGAGGCGGTTCTGGCCAACGCGGAGACCTACAAGCGCCAGGTGTTCAAGATACTCGATCCGGACAAGACCACGGTGGTCTTCAATTCGCAGTGGATGGACGCCTTTTCCGCGGCGGATTTTGTCCGCCTTTGTTCCCACTCCACCGTGGCCCGGATGCTGGAGCGGGAGGACTTTTCCACCCGCTACGCGGCAGGAAAACCCATCGCCATCCACGAGTTTCTCTATCCGCTGGTGCAGGGATACGATTCCGTGGCCCTGCGCTCGGACGTGGAGCTGGGCGGAACGGACCAAAAATTCAACCTGCTCATGGGCCGGACGCTCCAGAGGCACTATGGCCAGGAATCCCAGGTGATTCTGACCGTACCCATTCTGGAAGGCCTGGATGGCGTCCAGAAAATGAGCAAGTCCCTGGGCAACTATATCGGCATTGAGGAACCGGCCTCGGACATGTTCGGCAAGGTGATGTCCGTCTCGGATCAATTGATGTGGCGCTATTACGAACTGCTTTCCGACCGTTCCCTGGCCGAGGTGGCCGGGTTGCGCACCGACGTGGACCAGGGGCGGTTGCACCCCAAGCAGGCCAAGGTGGATCTGGCTCTGGAGCTGAGCACCCGGTTTCATGGACGGGATCAGGCCAACTCTGCCAGGGAAGCATTTGAACGGGTCTTTGCCCAGCGGGAAAACCCGGAGGACATGGATGTTTTCCGTACCGGATCAGGCTCGGCAAGCCGCCTGCTGGCCATCCTGGATACCGCGGGTCTGTGTCCTTCCCGGGCCGAGGCCAAACGCCTTTGTCGCCAGGGTGCATGCACGGTGAATGGCGAGAAGGTACATGACCCGGAGAAGGTGTTGGAACCCGGCGAATATGTGCTGAAGGTCGGCAAGAAGCGTTTTTTGCGTGTTTTCGTCAGTGAGCCGGCATCCTCATGA
- the uvrA gene encoding excinuclease ABC subunit UvrA — MAESVIHIEGARQHNLKNLSLDIPRDKLVVVCGPSGSGKSTLAFDIIYAEGQRRYVESLSAYARQFLPQLDKPLVEKIEGLSPAISLEQQTLTRNPRSTVGTVTEVYDYLRVFYARLGRMFCPRCGKAIEARSLDEIVQAVLGLPEKTRFLLMAPLVENQKGTQQELMRKLKAQGFVRVRVDGNVLPLEPLPEITKNQRHSLDLVVDRLVAGPEIRHRLADSLELALKYGKGRVSIQIVDGEELVFSTTSACTTCDISLPPLSPQLFSFNSPQGACPTCSGIGSVEYFEPDLLAPNKGLSLRQGGIIPWRKPTALGRYAEALQRLGAVYGFSLDTPLSGYSPQAWAALFHGDPGTSWEGVVPLLDQGHQVLGPVWRDELSRFRQNRPCPTCGGARLKPEALAVRVEDLNIFAFCSLPVARALEWLRALRFAGQQELIAGPLLKELVHRLDFLVRVGLDYLSLARTMSTLSGGEAQRIRLAGQLGSGLVGVTYVLDEPSIGLHPRDNARLLASLRDLQARGNTVLVVEHDEATIRAADHVLELGPGSGALGGHLVYGGRVDGLLRHQESLTGKYLRGDLVITGPEKRRNGATSLVLHDVRTNNLHNLECLIPLGALVCVTGVSGSGKSSLVVDSLYKHIALARGIKVDTPGKIGGIEGLERVERIIAIDQTPIGRTPRSNPATYTKVFDEIRKIFATTVEARKRGYTPGRFSFNVPGGRCETCQGDGQIRVEMHFLPDVFVTCEICGGERYNRETLTIEYKGLNIAQVLNLTVAEARRFFTNYPTLERRLEVLQEVGLEYLRLGQPATTLSGGEAQRIKISRELGKRSLPGTMYILDEPTTGLHMHETGKLIHVLQKLVDKGASVVVIEHNLDVIWAADHVIDLGPGGGDAGGRIVASGTPEQIRKNPDSATGQFLREMRS, encoded by the coding sequence ATGGCCGAATCCGTCATACACATCGAAGGCGCTCGCCAGCACAACCTGAAGAACTTGTCCCTGGATATTCCGCGGGACAAGCTGGTGGTGGTGTGCGGTCCGTCCGGCTCTGGAAAGTCCACGTTGGCCTTTGATATCATCTATGCCGAGGGGCAGCGCCGTTACGTGGAATCGCTTTCCGCCTACGCGCGGCAATTTCTCCCCCAGTTGGACAAACCCCTGGTGGAGAAGATTGAGGGACTGTCTCCGGCTATTTCCCTGGAGCAGCAGACCTTGACCCGCAATCCACGGTCCACGGTGGGGACGGTCACGGAGGTGTACGACTACCTGCGGGTCTTTTACGCCCGGTTGGGCCGCATGTTTTGCCCCCGGTGCGGAAAAGCCATCGAGGCCCGCAGCCTGGATGAAATTGTCCAGGCTGTCCTCGGACTGCCCGAAAAAACCAGGTTTTTGCTCATGGCGCCTCTGGTAGAGAACCAGAAAGGAACCCAGCAGGAACTGATGCGCAAGCTGAAGGCCCAGGGCTTTGTGCGGGTCCGGGTTGACGGCAACGTGCTTCCGCTGGAGCCTTTGCCAGAAATTACCAAGAATCAACGTCATTCCCTGGATTTGGTCGTGGACCGGTTGGTGGCCGGGCCGGAAATCCGGCATCGTTTGGCGGATTCCCTGGAACTGGCCTTGAAGTACGGCAAGGGGCGCGTCTCGATTCAAATCGTGGATGGGGAGGAGTTGGTTTTCAGCACAACGTCGGCCTGTACAACATGTGATATCAGTCTGCCGCCCCTTTCTCCGCAGTTGTTCTCCTTCAACAGCCCTCAGGGAGCCTGTCCAACCTGCTCCGGAATTGGCAGCGTGGAGTACTTTGAACCGGATCTGCTGGCACCGAACAAGGGTTTGAGTCTGCGACAGGGAGGCATCATCCCCTGGCGCAAACCCACTGCGTTGGGACGCTATGCCGAGGCGCTGCAACGTCTTGGGGCGGTTTACGGCTTCAGCCTGGATACCCCGCTCTCCGGGTATTCACCACAGGCGTGGGCTGCGCTGTTTCACGGTGATCCTGGTACGTCTTGGGAGGGGGTGGTTCCGCTCCTGGACCAAGGCCATCAGGTGCTTGGTCCGGTCTGGCGCGACGAACTCTCCCGTTTTCGCCAGAACAGACCCTGCCCGACCTGCGGCGGGGCACGCCTGAAGCCAGAGGCCTTGGCAGTCAGGGTCGAGGATCTGAACATTTTTGCATTCTGCAGTTTGCCCGTGGCTCGAGCCTTGGAATGGCTGCGTGCCCTGCGTTTTGCCGGGCAGCAGGAATTGATCGCCGGACCACTCCTCAAGGAGCTGGTCCACCGTCTGGATTTTTTGGTGCGGGTGGGACTGGATTATCTCAGCCTGGCACGAACCATGTCTACGCTCTCCGGCGGCGAAGCCCAGCGCATCCGTCTGGCCGGTCAGTTGGGCTCCGGTTTGGTGGGCGTGACGTATGTCCTGGATGAGCCGAGCATCGGGTTGCATCCCCGGGACAACGCCCGGTTGCTTGCTTCCTTGCGGGATCTGCAGGCTCGGGGCAATACCGTGCTGGTTGTCGAGCATGACGAGGCCACGATTCGGGCCGCGGACCATGTCCTGGAACTGGGGCCTGGATCCGGTGCCCTGGGAGGGCACCTGGTTTACGGCGGTCGGGTGGATGGGCTGCTGCGTCACCAGGAGTCCCTGACGGGAAAGTACCTGCGTGGAGACCTGGTCATCACCGGGCCGGAAAAACGCCGAAATGGCGCGACGTCGCTTGTCTTGCACGACGTGCGTACGAACAACCTGCACAATCTGGAGTGTCTGATCCCTCTGGGGGCGCTGGTCTGCGTGACCGGTGTCTCCGGCTCGGGCAAAAGTTCCCTGGTGGTGGACTCCCTGTACAAGCATATTGCCCTGGCCCGGGGGATCAAGGTGGATACGCCTGGAAAGATTGGAGGCATTGAGGGGTTGGAGCGTGTGGAAAGAATTATTGCCATCGATCAGACGCCCATCGGGCGCACGCCTCGCTCCAATCCGGCCACCTACACCAAGGTGTTCGACGAGATCCGCAAGATCTTCGCCACCACGGTGGAAGCTCGCAAACGCGGCTACACCCCTGGGCGATTCAGCTTCAACGTTCCCGGGGGGCGCTGCGAGACCTGCCAGGGAGACGGACAGATCCGGGTGGAGATGCATTTTTTGCCGGACGTGTTCGTGACCTGCGAGATTTGTGGTGGAGAGCGCTATAACCGGGAGACCCTGACCATCGAATACAAGGGGCTGAACATCGCCCAGGTTCTGAACTTGACCGTCGCCGAAGCCCGGCGGTTTTTCACAAATTATCCGACCTTGGAGCGTCGACTGGAAGTCCTCCAGGAGGTCGGGCTGGAATATTTGCGCCTGGGCCAGCCGGCCACAACCCTTTCCGGAGGGGAGGCCCAGCGAATCAAAATTTCCCGAGAGCTGGGCAAGCGCAGTCTTCCGGGAACCATGTACATCCTGGATGAACCCACTACCGGTCTGCATATGCATGAAACAGGCAAGCTGATCCATGTGCTGCAGAAATTGGTGGACAAGGGGGCTTCCGTCGTGGTCATCGAGCACAACCTGGACGTAATCTGGGCCGCGGACCATGTCATCGACCTGGGACCCGGAGGCGGGGATGCTGGAGGCCGCATCGTGGCCAGCGGCACCCCGGAGCAGATCCGCAAGAACCCTGATTCGGCGACGGGTCAATTTTTGCGGGAGATGCGAAGTTGA